From uncultured Desulfobacter sp.:
CCTGGGCATACTGGTTTTATGGGAGGCCCTTGTACGGGCCATGGACATTCCAGCATTTATCCTGCCCCCGCCATCGGCCATCGGTCTTTGTGCGGTGACAAAATTGCCTCTGATCTGGCCCCACGCCCTGACCACTGCTCTGGAAATCGTATTGGGCATTGTACTTGCTCTGGGGACATCCATTCCTTTGGCCATATTCATGTTCGCCCGGCCCGGCATTGAAAAAGGCCTGTCCCCGTTTCTGGTGGCATCCCAGGCTGTACCGGTGTTTGCCCTGGCCCCGCTGCTTGTGATCTGGCTGGGGTACGGCATCTGGTCCAAAGTCTTCATGGCCTGGGTCATCATTTTTTTCCCCATTACCGTAAGCCTCTTATCCGGTCTTAAAAGCTGCGACCCTGATTTTCGCAGGCTGTTTACCCTTATGGGGGCTGGCTTCTGGATGAAACTACGCCTATTGTACTGGCCCTGGGCGTTGCCCCAGTTTTTCTCCGGGCTTAAGGTGGGCGTTACCGTGGCCACCATCGGCGCGGTCATCGGCGAATGGGTGGGGTCCCAGAAAGGGCTTGGGTATCTAATGATCCAGTCCAATGCCCGGCTGAATACGGATCTGGTATTTGCCTGCATTCTCTGGCTTTCGGCCATGGGCCTTGGGCTGTGGGCGCTGGTCGGTTTTGCTGAAAAACGAATGGTGACGTGGAAAAACAATTAATTCCTGAAAAGAAAGGAGAAATAATGAAACGACATTTTGTTCTGACACTGATAATCTTTATAATGCTTTGCAGCACCGCCTCAGCACAGAAACTAACACTCATGCTGGACTGGTTTCCCAACGTGGACCACCTGCCTGTATATCTTGCCCAAAAATCCGGATATTTTGCAGCCCAGGGTCTGGAAGTTGAAATTATCGTCCCGTCAGAGACCTCGGATGCGCTGAAGCTTGCCGCAGCAGGCAAGGTGGACCTGGCCGTGTCCTACCAGCCCCAAACCATCATGGCGGCAGATGCAGGCCTCAAAGTTAAAGCCGTGGCGCCCCTTGTGGTCAAACCCCTGACCACCCTGATGTTTTTAGACGAGTCCATAAAAACGCCTGCGGATCTGTCCGGTAAAAAAATCGGTTACACTGTGCCCG
This genomic window contains:
- a CDS encoding ABC transporter permease, with the translated sequence MKWSDTLFPASLTLGILVLWEALVRAMDIPAFILPPPSAIGLCAVTKLPLIWPHALTTALEIVLGIVLALGTSIPLAIFMFARPGIEKGLSPFLVASQAVPVFALAPLLVIWLGYGIWSKVFMAWVIIFFPITVSLLSGLKSCDPDFRRLFTLMGAGFWMKLRLLYWPWALPQFFSGLKVGVTVATIGAVIGEWVGSQKGLGYLMIQSNARLNTDLVFACILWLSAMGLGLWALVGFAEKRMVTWKNN